A stretch of DNA from Ailuropoda melanoleuca isolate Jingjing chromosome X, ASM200744v2, whole genome shotgun sequence:
GCCGTCCACGGTCCTGGAGTCCAGGTAGCAGAAAACAAACAGGCATGTAGCCACAGTCACCAGGGGGAGGCCATCCAACACATGGGGCACTTGTTCTTACGCGGCTGACCTAGTGCCAACAGAAAACGCTTCGGGGTGTCAGATTCTGTCAAGAACGGATAGAAATGTCCACTGGAGTGATTCGAGGGGTTCTTGTCTACACTGAGCTGTTCGTAAATAGATCAGCGGATCTTGAAGCCCTCGGACGCTCTCTGCTTCCGTAAGGGAAGACTGAGAACATAACGTCATCGCTGGGAACACAAAATGCTacgggttgattttttttttttttggattgagatacaattgacttGTAACATTGTATTCATTCCGGGTGTGCGACACAGGGATTCAACGTTTATTATATGTTGCAAAGGAATCAGGGCTCTAAGTCTGGGGAGTGTCCATCAACACACGTtgttataaactttatttttttgtgtccaTTGGCACACACagttacaaattttatttcttgtgtcaTCAGCACATAGAGTTACAAATCTTATTTTTTGTGCCTATCACCAcgcacaatttttttttgtacattgGCACATGtagttataaattttattttttaaattttttttgaagattttattttcttatttgacagagggagagcaagcacaagcagggagagcagcagagggagagggagaagcagggcccctatacggggctcgatcccaggaccccgggatcatgacctgagctgaaggcagacgctttaccgacggagccacccaggcagcccacaaatttagtttttttattgtaaattgaGAACCTTAAAGATTTACTCCCTTACCAACTTTTAAATATAGGCTACAGGATTGTTAACTAGGGGCCCCATGCTCCACGTGACGTCCCAGGACTTATTCGTCCTGTAACGTCTCGTTTCTATCTTTGACTCCCCTTCTCCCATCAATCGATTTATGGATTGATttcaaagcattatttttcttctctgtttgccACCTGTTAAGGCTTTTGTGCATCATACGTGAATTGAGTGGTTTATCTTTTGGTTGAAACGGAAGTTTGTATGGTGCGTGTGCAAGGTCCTTTTGGAGATGTGGTCCCAGTAAGCTCCCTCAGCTCTGAAgggcaaattattattttttttcttttttttcctttttttaaagattttatttattcgacagagatagagacagccagcgagagagggaacacaagcagggggagtgggaggaagaagcaggctcccagcggaggagcctgatgtggggctcgatcccaggactctggggatcacaccctgagccaaaggcagacgcttaaccgctgtgccacccaggcgcccccaaattattatttctatcCTGTTTTCCAGCATAAAGGTGAAGCACGGTGCTCAAACAGTCTGCTTTAAGGGACAGATATCTGTCACCGTATAGATGGCCCTGTCCCCATAACGCTCCCTCCAAGGTGCACAAATTGCTTATATGGGACAGGTGGTGTGTGAAGGGTCCTAGTTGAGAGGGGTCGAGAGCTGTCTTCTTTAAGCTCAATGTGCCCACGTCATGCTCCCATCATCCTCTTTCCATGGAAATTGTGGGACAAAAGCTTATTCAATATTTTCATAAGCAGCCACGTCGAACGTCGTAGGGTCAGATGACGCCCCCACATCCCTCGGGCCAGGGAGGTATCCCGATCCTGAGATGCGTTTACCCCATGCATGTGTCTCTGAAGGTTCTCCCTCCACGAGGACCCTTTCCAGACCCTCTCGTTTTATTCTTTGCCGGATTCATAAGCGGGAAAGAAATGACTCATCTAGCAGTGCTCTCGGGAGCCCTAAGGATGCCTACATCTTTTCCCCAGGAACTTAGTCAGGACTCTGATCACAGCCCACCATTTCTTGGGGACCTGCCTCCCTGCTGCGTGCAGAAAAGCACACTCATCAGGATGATTATTCACCCCGCGGGCAAAACGTCTGCAAAACAGCCCGCGCTCTCTGGCGGGGCCGGGGTCAAGCGCAGAGAGCTGCAGGACAAAGCCCGGCTGACGTTCACAGTTTTCCGGGGGGCCACAGTCACTGGCGTGTGAGGCTCTTGGAAAGAACATCCGGCCCCGTCCATGTCAGGACCCCTGTTTCACGGCACTGAGCTGCACCAGGCTGTGAATCTGCTCTCAAATTAGCACTGAGGATTGGGCTCATGCAACAGGGGACCGGGCCACCCAGCTTCTCCCTGCAGGTGGCAGAACCAATTGGGCAATGTCCCTTCCTCCTGCACAGAGGGCACCAGTCCTAACAGATTAGTGACCGCATTCTAGTGACCTCGTTTTACCTTACTTTTGAACGTTGCTACCTTTAAAGTCCCCACCTCCAAGCGCGGTCCcgttctgaggtcctggggacctaggacttcaacatatgaattttggggaggggGACATGGCTCAGCCCATAACCCCCATCACCCAGTTGGAAGAGACAGTTGATCAAATGACCCATCAGTGTGCAAACAGCACCCACAAAAACACTTCCGGttccaaattaacaaaattagcGTCAAGCGGTTCGTTTGTCATCTCATACCTTGGTTGAGAAATTGGTCTCCAGACATCAGAAGAAGGTaccagaaatatttctttttttttttttttaaagattttatttatttgacagagagacagctagcgagagagggaacacaagcagggggggtgggagaggaagaagcaggctcatagcagaggagcctgatgtgggcctcgaacccataacgtggggatcacgccctgagccgaaggcagacgcttaactgctgtgccacccaggcgcccccagaaatatTTCTGTTCCACCGGCCGGGATGGCTAGAGTCTGTGCCCACGGCCCTCCAGAGGTTGACCTCACAGAAAGCGTGTTTGCATGTGAGCTAAGGCAAGCCCCCCGTCTTTGGGGATGAGCGTGGCATGTGCCCCCATCGCCACGTGCTTTGCAGGGCGTCAGGGGAAGCCGTGCATTGTGCAGGCTGACCTCAGCAGCCGCTCCCTGTGTGGTCAGAGGCCACCCCGTGGTGACCGTGCCCCTTCCCTTTGCACCCGGAGGGTGGCCTGGAAATCTCCGCGGCCTCACGCGGCATGTCGCTTCGGGTGTGCTGGTTTTCTGAGCGGTGTCCCTGAAACTTCTGGAGGGTTCACTTTCGTTGCATGTGGTCTTTCTGTCCTGCAGGAGGAGGGCGCTCTAGACCCAACTCTTACGGAAATAATTACGGTAAAGGAATTATTTCTTATGAGCTGTGTGCGGAGAGACTGTCCTTGGGGAGAACTAACACCCCGTCTGGGCGCTGGTGGGAAGCTTGTCCTATTGTCCCCTGCGTGGAAACTAACTGACCCGCTGGGACTAATCCGTGTGCTCAGCGGTCCTCAAAGTTCCCTTGCATGCGGTCAGCCTTACTTTCTTGCAAGGAAGTCAGCCCTGCTTACGtttgatttctgtgtgtgtgtgtgtgtgtgtgtgtgtacaagcttgtgtgtgtgcattcgcGTTCAcctgtgcgcgtgtgtgtgtgaacgAGTAAAGAAGGGTGCTAATGCCCGTGGGCTTGTATTTCACTTGTGCAGACGTGGCCCTCTGTGTGCGTGAGTCTGTGCACATGGATCTGCTTCTAGACGTCCGTGTGTCTCTGTATGTGGGTGTGGCTTGTGTGCGTGCCTGCCGGTCTGTTCGCGTGTATTCTGTGTGGACGTGTGCATGCGCACATGTGTGGAGGCACGGACATGGGTGGAGAAGCGGGCCTGCGTGGCCGTGTGCGCGTGGGTGGCAGCCTGTGTATGCACCTGTCCATGAGTGCGTGTGCGTGAATGTGAGTGTGTGCTCGTGAGCATGGATGGAGGAGCGCATGTGCATGGAAGCGCGCGTGGATGCACCTGTCCATGTGTGCACAAGCCTGAATGTGGGTGTGAGCTTGTGTGCATGGGAGGACGCGGGCGCACGTGGGTGGCAGTGCGTGCGTGGCTGGCAGAGCGCGCATGCGTAGCGGTGAGCATATATGCATCCGTTCACGTGTGCACGAGCATGAATGTGAGTGTGTGCTCGTGCATATGGGTGGCGCGCGTATACGCACCTGttcatgtgtgcacatgcgtgaACGTGGCTGTGTGCACAGGCACGTTGCACcattaaatgtgtgtgtatatcccCTGCGCCTGGAATGGAAGACGCGTTGCCGTGTCCGTCCCTTGCCCCCTCGCACTCTCCAGCATTGAATGTAGTGTCCACACCCCCCTCCTGAGGCTGAGTGTCCGCCCCGTCCTCCGGGAGAAGGTGAGCTCCCTGCACACGGAGATCCCCGGCCGCCGTGCTTCCAGCTGCACGCCCCGCGTCTCTGCAGCGCCTGGCGGTGGAAACTCTGCTGAATAAACCCATGACCATGTGCCTTCCTCTTTACAGGCGGAGACGGATACTCGACCTACGGGAACGCACAGGGTAATGGATGCGAGCCGCCCCGTCTTTAATAAAAACACGCTCTTGCGTAGCGTTGTGGGAGGGCGCACCTGGGCTTTCATGGAGAAGCAGCTCTTCTTACATTTGGAAACGAGCTCCTGAGCAGTGCTGTCTACCTCTCCAGGGCTCTCAGCTCCCTGGGGgctcagagaaggagggaggagggtgggtcTCAGACTGGAGAATGTCTCGTGGCTTTGACCGCGGGGTAGGGCTTATGCGCCTGTTCCAGGGCCACAAATGGCTCCCGGGTCTTTGAGCAAGTGCCCAAACGGGAAGCCAAGAAGGAGAACCGGAAGAAGGGTGTGGACATTCCGCCCTAGAGAAGCCCCCTAGAAGTGCACTGTGTGCCCCGGAGCAGGTCAGACCAGGCAGGGGTGGAGTCCAGAAGGCCCACGCTGGTCATGGCCCTCTTAGCAATCCGGCGTTCATGTGGAGGATGAATGCGCTCCCCCCCCCATGCCAGGCTTCTGTGAATCATAGATACTCCAGGAGAAGGATGCATGGAAGGGCTTTCCAGCCCCTGCATCCCCATGTGCGTGCAGAGCCTCGGGGCTGCAGCTTGGTGGGTGGGTGTGTTGGTGCCCTTAGGACATCCATCCCTTCTGTTCTCCTCTGGGACACAACCCGGGGGCTGGAGGGGTGAAGCCCAAGACAAAAATCAAGGTGGGACACACATGGTTGCAGGGAACGTATGGAGTCCTGCATCCAGACACAGGGACCGATGCCaaactggggtggggagagggcaggcgATGCTTCAGTTTCCAAGCCAGGGTCCCCTGGGGGTCACGTATCCATCCCAACAACACACCAGCTGCCTGACCCACTCTGATAGGAGACACAGGTGGTTCTCGCCCATGGAAGCGATGGTTTCTTGTTTCTTGGAAGCGTTGATTTTTGTCTCGCAAGGTCCCACGCAGAAAAAGTCAAACCGTTCGCAGTGAGCTCGTCTCAAAGGGGCaggtgtgtgcctgtgtccagAGCTTTCTGGGCAAGCATATCAGAGCATGTGTGCGTGGAATAGTTATTTTTTGCATGGGTTTAAACATTGTGCTTCGAAAAAGGTACAAATCCTTCAAATTCAACATATGCACAAAAAACAAGTCGAGTATTTATTTGCAATACTCTGCCTTGAATATCATGAACGGGTAAGATGTCGCCAATAATCTCGACGTGGGATAGAAGCAGAATCCTTTCTTCTGGCTCCTTGctctgatttgcttttttttattattattttttttccgtGCATTTGAGGGTGGGAAGGGCCCGAGGTGACATTGTGGGATGATTTACAACGAACAGCGTTTTTGCTGgccatgtgtttgttttctgagacCCTCTTTGGTTTCCTGATCCCGCAGGTAACACAGTAGCGAAAATCGTGTCTCCCATCGTGTCCGTGCTGGTGGTCACGCTGGTGGGAGCGGCGGCTGGTTATTGCCAACggaacagaaggagaaactgTTTCAGGGCAAATGGCAAGTTTCTGGCTCTAAAAATACTTCCTGGAGTCTGTCACTGGGCAGGGTTCTTTCTGGGTACGTCCCCTCGAGCAGCCTTGCCTAAGGAAGTGGTTTTAAGTTGGGTCCTCACTGGGGatgctgttccttttttttttctctctctccatatttttAACTAGCTTTGTGATCTGCAAAAGTGGGTGTTCCTGCCAGTAACTCACATAGGCTAAAACCTTATCAGCTCAGGGTTGCAATCGGCTGGGCTGATACCATGTCGATGGATCATAAGAGACTCAGAAAGCATTCGGGTTTGCACCTGCCATGTTTGTATTCCTCTCCAAAAAACGAAAGTATGAAAGGACAGAATTGGAAGGTTTTCTGTTGAATTTGTGCACGGACCCCAGGGACATGGGTGCGGGGCAGCTGCGGCTTTCTAGTTCAGGATTTTTCGAGGGGTGTAGGTTCCTGGGTTTGGAGAATTCGGGTGTGGTTGGCTATTCTTGGGGGCAGAGGTGGTGGGTGCTAGGCAGTGTCCGGCCCTGAGGACCTGTCTGCAGGGAGGGTCCGGGCACAGAGAGGGGGGCTCTATTGCACAAGCAAGCTGAGGGTGTGTTGAGGGGTGGTCTACACAGCAAGCacccacattggactccatccGGGTTTTGCAGGGTGCCCACATCTCCTTTGTGGCCCTAAGGACGGAAGCCTGCAGGAAGGGTGTTTTTAGGTAGGATTGCAAAATCCCAAAACCTGCCCGGGGCCTCCCTCTGCTGGCAGACGGGCAGTACTGACCAAATCCAGACACCGAGGAGCTCAGGTCTACACCacacctgccccccccaccgcccccgaAAAGCTTGGTGGGGAACTGAGTCTCTGAAAAACCCCTCCCGTGGCTCGCAGCTCCCATGATCCTTGCAGACGCACTGACGGTGACTTTGGATTCCTCCTTCCGCGTGGATACGTGGGCATTTCA
This window harbors:
- the LOC105238367 gene encoding glycoprotein Xg isoform X1 codes for the protein MGWGLWNAVSIGSEGGSLLHHSGYYGNTDWDYGRYPPRPKPPAAGGGSYYPSHDGSGNTHGGGRSRPNSYGNNYGGDGYSTYGNAQGNTVAKIVSPIVSVLVVTLVGAAAGYCQRNRRRNCFRANEPVHV